The Kitasatospora sp. NBC_00374 genome has a segment encoding these proteins:
- the groL gene encoding chaperonin GroEL (60 kDa chaperone family; promotes refolding of misfolded polypeptides especially under stressful conditions; forms two stacked rings of heptamers to form a barrel-shaped 14mer; ends can be capped by GroES; misfolded proteins enter the barrel where they are refolded when GroES binds), with protein sequence MAKIIAFDEEARRGLERGMNQLADAVKVTLGPKGRNVVLEKKWGAPTITNDGVSIAKEIELEDPYEKIGAELVKEVAKKTDDVAGDGTTTATVLAQALVKEGLRNVAAGANPMALKRGIEKAVAAVSDQLLAQAKDVETKEQIASTASISAADTQIGELIAEAMDKVGKEGVITVEESNTFGLELELTEGMRFDKGYISAYFATDLERMEASFEDPYILIANSKISSVKDLLPLLEKVMQSGKPLVIIAEDVEGEALSTLVVNKIRGTFKSVAVKAPGFGDRRKAMLGDIAILTGGTVISEEVGLKLENAGVDLLGSARKVVITKDETTIVDGGGDSDQVAGRVNQIRAEIENSDSDYDREKLQERLAKLAGGVAVIKAGAATEVELKERKHRIEDAVRNAKAAVEEGIVAGGGVALLQASVAFDKLELEGDEATGANIVRVALEAPIKQIATNAGLEGGVVVEKVRNLPAGHGLNAATNEYVDLIAAGIIDPAKVTRSALQNAASIAALFLTTEAVIADKPEKAGAPAGGGMPGGDMDF encoded by the coding sequence ATGGCAAAGATCATCGCGTTTGACGAGGAAGCTCGCCGCGGCCTTGAGCGCGGGATGAACCAGCTTGCCGACGCCGTCAAGGTGACGCTTGGCCCCAAGGGCCGCAACGTCGTCCTTGAGAAGAAGTGGGGCGCCCCCACGATCACCAACGACGGTGTCTCCATCGCCAAGGAGATCGAGCTCGAGGACCCCTACGAGAAGATCGGCGCGGAGCTCGTCAAGGAGGTCGCGAAGAAGACCGACGACGTCGCGGGTGACGGCACCACCACCGCCACCGTGCTCGCCCAGGCCCTGGTCAAGGAAGGCCTGCGCAACGTCGCGGCCGGCGCCAACCCGATGGCCCTGAAGCGCGGCATCGAGAAGGCCGTCGCGGCCGTCTCCGACCAGCTGCTCGCCCAGGCCAAGGACGTGGAGACCAAGGAGCAGATCGCCTCCACCGCCTCCATCTCCGCCGCCGACACCCAGATCGGCGAGCTCATCGCCGAGGCGATGGACAAGGTCGGCAAGGAAGGCGTCATCACCGTCGAGGAGAGCAACACCTTCGGTCTGGAGCTCGAGCTCACCGAGGGCATGCGCTTCGACAAGGGCTACATCTCGGCCTACTTCGCCACCGACCTGGAGCGGATGGAGGCGTCCTTCGAGGACCCGTACATCCTGATCGCCAACTCCAAGATCAGCTCGGTCAAGGACCTGCTCCCGCTGCTGGAGAAGGTCATGCAGAGCGGCAAGCCGCTCGTCATCATCGCCGAGGACGTCGAGGGCGAGGCCCTGTCGACCCTGGTCGTGAACAAGATCCGTGGCACCTTCAAGTCCGTCGCCGTCAAGGCCCCGGGCTTCGGTGACCGCCGCAAGGCCATGCTCGGCGACATCGCCATCCTCACCGGTGGCACCGTCATCTCCGAGGAGGTCGGCCTCAAGCTGGAGAACGCCGGCGTCGACCTGCTGGGCTCCGCCCGCAAGGTGGTCATCACCAAGGACGAGACCACCATCGTCGACGGTGGCGGCGACAGCGACCAGGTCGCCGGCCGCGTGAACCAGATCCGTGCCGAGATCGAGAACAGCGACTCGGACTACGACCGCGAGAAGCTCCAGGAGCGCCTCGCCAAGCTGGCCGGCGGCGTCGCCGTCATCAAGGCCGGCGCGGCCACCGAGGTGGAGCTCAAGGAGCGCAAGCACCGCATCGAGGACGCCGTCCGCAACGCGAAGGCCGCCGTCGAGGAGGGCATCGTCGCCGGTGGTGGCGTCGCGCTGCTGCAGGCCAGTGTCGCGTTCGACAAGCTGGAGCTCGAGGGCGACGAGGCCACCGGTGCCAACATCGTCCGCGTGGCGCTGGAGGCCCCGATCAAGCAGATCGCGACCAACGCCGGCCTCGAGGGCGGTGTCGTGGTGGAGAAGGTGCGCAACCTCCCCGCCGGTCACGGCCTGAACGCCGCCACCAACGAGTACGTCGACCTCATCGCCGCGGGCATCATCGACCCGGCCAAGGTCACCCGCTCCGCGCTGCAGAACGCCGCCTCCATCGCGGCGCTCTTCCTCACCACCGAGGCCGTCATCGCCGACAAGCCCGAGAAGGCCGGCGCGCCGGCCGGCGGCGGCATGCCGGGCGGTGACATGGACTTCTGA
- the thrC gene encoding threonine synthase, whose product MATATPVAVVDLGPAAALSCRECGARTPLGPSFACVECFGPLEIAYDFGSYEAEELRKRIESGPASIWRYAPLLPVPADVASKPNLNPGWTPLVKADNLGRELGFTAQLHVKDDSGNPTHSFKDRVVACAIEAARAFDFTTLSCSSTGNLAGAVGAAAARAGFKSCVFIPHDLEQGKVVMAGVYGGELVGIQGNYDDVNRFCSELIGDPAGEGWGFVNVNLRPYYGEGSKTLAYEICEQLGWRLPEQIVIPIASGSQLTKIDKGLQELIKLGLVEDRPYRIFGAQAEGCSPVSAAFKAGHDVIRPVKPDTIAKSLAIGNPADGPYVLDIARRTGGAVEDVTDAEVVEAIRLLARTEGIFAETAGGVTVGVLKKLVETGQLDPSKETVAINTGDGLKTLDAVSDAGLTATIRPTLESFRAAGLASV is encoded by the coding sequence ATGGCTACCGCTACCCCTGTCGCCGTCGTCGACCTCGGCCCCGCCGCCGCGCTGTCCTGTCGCGAGTGCGGCGCCCGCACCCCGCTCGGCCCGAGCTTCGCCTGTGTGGAGTGCTTCGGTCCGCTGGAGATCGCCTACGACTTCGGCTCCTACGAGGCCGAGGAGCTGCGCAAGCGGATCGAGTCCGGCCCGGCCTCCATCTGGCGCTACGCCCCGCTGCTGCCCGTCCCGGCCGACGTCGCGTCCAAGCCGAACCTGAACCCCGGCTGGACCCCGCTGGTGAAGGCCGACAACCTCGGCCGCGAGCTCGGCTTCACCGCCCAGCTGCACGTCAAGGACGACTCCGGCAACCCGACCCACTCCTTCAAGGACCGGGTGGTCGCCTGCGCCATCGAGGCGGCGCGCGCCTTCGACTTCACCACCCTGTCCTGCTCGTCGACCGGCAACCTGGCGGGCGCGGTGGGCGCGGCGGCGGCCCGGGCCGGCTTCAAGTCCTGCGTTTTCATCCCGCACGACCTGGAGCAGGGCAAGGTCGTGATGGCCGGTGTCTACGGCGGCGAGCTGGTCGGCATCCAGGGCAACTACGACGACGTGAACCGCTTCTGCTCCGAGCTGATCGGCGACCCGGCCGGCGAGGGCTGGGGCTTCGTCAACGTCAACCTCCGCCCGTACTACGGCGAGGGCTCCAAGACCCTGGCGTACGAGATCTGCGAGCAGCTCGGCTGGCGGCTGCCGGAGCAGATCGTCATCCCGATCGCCTCGGGCTCCCAGCTCACGAAGATCGACAAGGGACTGCAGGAGCTGATCAAGCTCGGCCTGGTCGAGGACCGCCCGTACCGGATCTTCGGCGCCCAGGCCGAGGGCTGCTCCCCGGTCTCCGCCGCCTTCAAGGCCGGCCACGACGTGATCCGCCCGGTCAAGCCGGACACCATCGCCAAGTCGCTGGCGATCGGCAACCCGGCCGACGGCCCGTACGTGCTGGACATCGCCCGCCGTACCGGCGGCGCCGTCGAGGACGTCACCGACGCCGAGGTGGTCGAGGCGATCAGGCTGCTGGCCCGCACCGAGGGCATCTTCGCCGAGACCGCGGGCGGCGTCACCGTCGGCGTGCTCAAGAAGCTGGTCGAGACCGGACAGCTGGACCCGTCCAAGGAGACCGTCGCGATCAACACCGGCGACGGCCTGAAGACCCTGGACGCGGTCTCCGACGCCGGTCTGACCGCCACCATCCGGCCGACCCTGGAGTCCTTCCGCGCCGCCGGCCTCGCCTCCGTCTGA
- a CDS encoding DNA repair helicase XPB, whose product MNDGPLIVQSDKTLLLEIDHPKAADCRRAIAPFAELERAPEHIHTYRVTPLGLWNARAAGHDAEQVVDALVTYSRYPVPHALLVDVADTMGRYGRLQLQKHPVHGLVLSTTDRPVLEEVLRSKKIAPLVGARLDPDTVAVHPSERGQIKQVLLKLGWPAEDHAGYVDGEAHPIELDQDGWHLRPYQQQAVEGFWHGGSGVVVLPCGAGKTLVGAAAMAEAKSTTLILVTNTVSARQWKHELVKRTSLTEDEIGEYSGTRKEIRPVTIATYQVMTTKRKGVYAHLELFDARNWGLVVYDEVHLLPAPVFKFTADLQARRRLGLTATLVREDGREGDVFSLIGPKRFDAPWKEIEAQGYIAPADCCEVRVTLSDSERLTYATAEPEEKYRYCSTTATKRRVVESLVRKHAGDQTLVIGQYIDQLDELGEVLNAPVIKGETSNAQREKLFEAFRTKEISVLVVSKVANFSIDLPEATVAIQVSGTFGSRQEEAQRLGRVLRPKADGHSAHFYSVVARDTVDQDFAAHRQRFLAEQGYAYRIIDADDV is encoded by the coding sequence GTGAACGACGGACCGCTGATCGTCCAGAGCGACAAGACGCTGCTGTTGGAGATCGACCACCCCAAGGCCGCCGACTGCCGCCGTGCCATCGCCCCGTTCGCCGAGCTGGAGCGGGCGCCCGAGCACATCCACACCTACCGGGTGACCCCGCTCGGTCTGTGGAACGCCCGTGCGGCCGGCCACGACGCCGAGCAGGTGGTGGACGCGCTGGTGACCTACTCCCGTTACCCCGTGCCGCACGCGCTGCTGGTGGACGTGGCCGACACCATGGGTCGCTACGGCCGGCTCCAGCTGCAGAAGCACCCGGTGCACGGGCTGGTGCTGTCCACCACCGACCGCCCGGTACTGGAGGAGGTGCTGCGCTCCAAGAAGATCGCCCCGCTGGTCGGCGCCCGGCTCGACCCGGACACCGTGGCGGTTCACCCCTCCGAGCGCGGCCAGATCAAGCAGGTCCTGCTCAAGCTCGGCTGGCCGGCCGAGGACCACGCCGGGTACGTGGACGGCGAGGCGCACCCGATCGAGCTGGACCAGGACGGCTGGCACCTGCGTCCGTACCAGCAGCAGGCCGTGGAGGGCTTCTGGCACGGCGGCAGCGGGGTGGTGGTGCTGCCCTGCGGCGCCGGCAAGACGCTGGTCGGCGCCGCGGCGATGGCCGAGGCCAAGTCGACGACGCTGATCCTGGTCACCAACACCGTCTCGGCCCGGCAGTGGAAGCACGAGCTGGTGAAGCGGACCTCGCTGACCGAGGACGAGATCGGCGAGTACAGCGGCACCCGCAAGGAGATCCGCCCGGTCACCATCGCCACGTACCAGGTGATGACGACCAAGCGGAAGGGCGTGTACGCGCACCTGGAGCTGTTCGACGCCCGGAACTGGGGCCTGGTGGTCTACGACGAGGTGCACCTGCTGCCCGCGCCGGTCTTCAAGTTCACCGCCGACCTGCAGGCCCGCCGCCGGCTCGGCCTGACGGCGACCCTGGTGCGCGAGGACGGCCGCGAGGGCGATGTCTTCTCCCTGATCGGCCCGAAGCGCTTCGACGCCCCGTGGAAGGAGATCGAGGCGCAGGGCTACATCGCCCCGGCCGACTGCTGCGAGGTGCGGGTGACCCTCTCCGACTCGGAGCGGCTGACCTACGCGACCGCCGAGCCGGAGGAGAAGTACCGCTACTGCTCGACCACCGCGACCAAGCGCCGGGTGGTGGAGTCGCTGGTCCGCAAGCACGCCGGTGACCAGACCCTGGTCATCGGGCAGTACATCGACCAGCTGGACGAGCTGGGCGAGGTGCTGAACGCCCCCGTGATCAAGGGCGAGACCAGCAACGCCCAGCGGGAGAAGCTGTTCGAGGCCTTCCGGACCAAGGAGATCAGCGTGCTGGTGGTCTCCAAGGTCGCCAACTTCTCGATCGACCTGCCGGAGGCCACGGTGGCGATCCAGGTCTCGGGCACGTTCGGCTCCCGCCAGGAGGAGGCCCAGCGCCTCGGCCGGGTGCTGCGCCCCAAGGCGGACGGGCACTCGGCGCACTTCTACTCGGTGGTCGCCCGGGACACCGTCGACCAGGACTTCGCGGCGCACCGGCAGCGGTTCCTGGCCGAGCAGGGCTACGCCTACCGGATCATCGACGCCGACGACGTGTAG
- a CDS encoding cold-shock protein, whose amino-acid sequence MAQGTVKWFNAEKGYGFIAVDGGADVFVHYSAIQMDGYRTLEEGQRVEFEISQGQKGPQADMVRALVA is encoded by the coding sequence ATGGCTCAGGGCACCGTCAAGTGGTTCAACGCCGAGAAGGGCTACGGCTTCATCGCGGTCGACGGTGGTGCGGACGTGTTCGTCCACTACAGCGCGATCCAGATGGACGGCTACCGCACCCTCGAGGAGGGCCAGCGGGTCGAGTTCGAGATCTCCCAGGGGCAGAAGGGTCCGCAGGCGGACATGGTCCGCGCGCTGGTTGCGTGA
- the pgeF gene encoding peptidoglycan editing factor PgeF — MELAPGIRYAVADRHGGVSAAPFDSRNLGGTTRDDPAAVRRNRELTARELGLDPARVVFMKQVHSADVRYVTEPFGADAPPLDGVFTDRPGLALAALAADCAPVLVADPVGRLVGAAHSGRVGTVSGVVPALVAAMTERGSDPADLVALIGPLACGRCYEVPESMREEACADLPELWSTTRRDTPALDVRAGITAQLTRAGVTGIRHDDRCTMEVPDLFSHRREQNTGRFAAYVWLTG, encoded by the coding sequence ATGGAACTCGCACCCGGCATCCGGTACGCCGTCGCCGACCGCCACGGCGGGGTCAGCGCCGCACCGTTCGACAGCCGCAACCTGGGCGGGACCACCCGGGACGACCCGGCCGCCGTCCGGCGCAACCGCGAACTGACCGCCCGTGAACTCGGCCTGGACCCGGCCCGCGTGGTGTTCATGAAGCAGGTGCACAGCGCCGACGTCCGGTATGTCACCGAGCCGTTCGGGGCGGACGCGCCGCCGCTCGACGGGGTGTTCACCGACCGGCCCGGGCTGGCCCTGGCGGCACTGGCCGCCGACTGCGCGCCCGTCCTGGTGGCCGACCCGGTCGGCCGGCTGGTCGGCGCGGCCCACTCGGGGCGGGTCGGCACCGTGTCGGGCGTGGTGCCCGCCCTGGTCGCGGCCATGACGGAACGCGGCAGCGACCCGGCCGACCTGGTGGCCCTGATCGGCCCGCTGGCCTGCGGCCGGTGCTACGAGGTACCGGAGTCGATGCGCGAGGAGGCCTGCGCCGACCTGCCGGAACTGTGGTCCACCACCCGCCGGGACACCCCGGCGCTGGACGTCCGGGCGGGGATCACCGCCCAGCTCACCCGCGCCGGGGTGACCGGAATCCGGCACGACGACCGGTGCACCATGGAGGTCCCGGACCTGTTCTCGCACCGCCGGGAGCAGAACACCGGCCGCTTCGCGGCCTATGTCTGGCTCACCGGCTGA
- a CDS encoding PadR family transcriptional regulator: protein MTERSIQEPTLLLLTALADAPRHGYALIQEIAAISGGRVRMRAGTLYGALDRLLGQGLIRVESDEVVEGRARRTYALSDSGRAVLATEAERLRAVAAEAERRLAVVRPRLNGAFA from the coding sequence ATGACAGAACGTTCGATCCAGGAGCCCACGCTGCTCCTGCTCACCGCCCTCGCGGACGCACCCCGGCACGGCTACGCGCTCATCCAGGAGATCGCCGCCATCTCCGGCGGCCGCGTCCGGATGCGGGCCGGCACGCTGTACGGCGCGCTCGACCGGCTGCTCGGGCAGGGGCTGATCCGGGTCGAGAGCGACGAGGTGGTGGAGGGCAGGGCCCGCCGCACCTACGCGCTCAGCGACTCCGGCCGGGCGGTGCTGGCCACCGAGGCCGAGCGCCTGCGGGCCGTCGCGGCCGAGGCCGAGCGGCGGCTCGCGGTCGTCCGCCCCCGACTGAACGGAGCGTTCGCATGA
- a CDS encoding ubiquitin-like small modifier protein 1, whose translation MSATVRIPTILRTYTGGSAEVAAEGATLAEVIGDLEQNHPGISARILDDAGQLRRFVNVYVNDDDVRFDGGLQTEIKDGAAVSIIPAVAGGC comes from the coding sequence ATGAGCGCCACCGTCCGCATCCCCACCATTCTGCGCACCTACACCGGCGGCTCGGCCGAGGTGGCCGCCGAGGGCGCCACCCTGGCCGAGGTGATCGGCGACCTGGAGCAGAACCACCCGGGCATCTCGGCCCGGATCCTGGACGACGCCGGCCAGCTGCGCCGATTCGTCAACGTGTACGTCAATGACGACGACGTGCGATTCGACGGCGGCCTGCAGACCGAGATCAAGGACGGCGCCGCCGTCTCCATCATCCCGGCGGTGGCCGGCGGCTGCTGA
- a CDS encoding Uma2 family endonuclease, with protein MAVESERNWTYLLDTWRGLEVPEGWRAEIEEGQIVLVPPPGKGHNLIAGEVHDALVRCLPPEIGAYQTLGVEIVQSERVYVPDLVVVDKALLRQSDRTDADPVDAAEILLAVEITSSGNARHDRTRKLWAYAHAPVPHHLLIDRFDEHGPTVTLFSEPVNGAYRQSLRTPFGKPVALPEPFGVELATEGFPGPR; from the coding sequence ATGGCCGTGGAGTCGGAACGGAACTGGACCTACCTGCTGGACACCTGGAGGGGACTGGAGGTCCCGGAGGGCTGGCGCGCCGAGATCGAGGAAGGGCAGATCGTCCTGGTGCCACCGCCCGGCAAGGGCCACAATTTGATCGCCGGCGAGGTTCATGACGCCCTGGTGCGCTGCCTCCCGCCGGAAATCGGCGCCTACCAGACTCTCGGCGTCGAGATCGTGCAGTCGGAGAGGGTCTACGTGCCGGATCTCGTGGTCGTGGACAAGGCGCTGCTCAGGCAGTCGGACCGCACCGACGCCGACCCGGTCGACGCCGCCGAGATCCTGTTGGCCGTCGAGATCACCTCCTCCGGCAACGCGCGGCACGACCGCACCAGGAAGCTCTGGGCCTACGCCCACGCGCCCGTCCCGCACCACCTGCTGATCGACCGCTTCGACGAGCACGGCCCGACCGTGACGCTGTTCTCGGAGCCGGTCAACGGCGCCTACCGGCAGAGCCTGCGCACGCCCTTCGGCAAGCCGGTCGCGCTGCCGGAGCCGTTCGGGGTCGAGCTGGCCACCGAGGGGTTTCCGGGGCCGCGGTGA
- a CDS encoding AAA family ATPase, with translation MPSPTPTDDPLRRERDHLAASRSALRAMREDVESLDLRDVTGTWVSAAVLRNQIELRIAALADLAHTPLFFGRLDYLHAISETQAEGAGGERFYIGRRHVHDADGDPMVIDWRAPVSQPFYRASRKEPLDVERRRRFGYTGGELTAYEDEHLTDPAETETRSALLAAEIEKPRVGPMRDIVATIQPEQDEIVRADISGTVCVQGAPGTGKTAVGLHRVAYLLYAHRERLARTGTLVIGPNRSFLHYIEQVLPALGEVDVAQATVQELVGRVEVRGEDSAAAATVKGDARMAEVLRRAVRAGISLPTEPCVVVRGSRRWRVPAYELIELIEELQRREIRYGAAAEALPQRIAHAVLVKMEQGGEAPDDRVQDAVARNPEVKAVVRACWPAVDPVRLVHRLLGDAAFLAECAEGILSPEEQELIHWARPPRSVKSARWSAADAVLVDEAFDLVQRTPSLGHVVLDEAQDLSPMQYRAVGRRCSTGSATVLGDLAQGTTPWATGSWPEALHHLGKAGAHVEELTQGFRVPEEVIVYASRLLPSIAPGLAPATSVRELPDSLTIRHFVDGLVESVVETCRRTLALEGSTGLIAADARIPLLAEALTAAGLPYLDPGTETTAEARLTLVPASLAKGLEYDYVVLDEPAAVVAGEPDERTGLRRLYVALTRAVSGLTVLHTEPLPEQLRA, from the coding sequence GTGCCATCTCCCACCCCCACCGACGATCCGCTGCGCCGCGAGCGGGACCACCTGGCCGCCTCCCGGTCGGCCCTGCGCGCGATGCGCGAGGACGTCGAATCGCTCGACCTGCGGGACGTCACCGGCACCTGGGTGTCCGCCGCCGTCCTGCGCAACCAGATCGAGCTGCGGATCGCCGCGCTGGCCGATCTGGCGCACACCCCGCTGTTCTTCGGCCGCCTCGACTACCTGCACGCGATCAGCGAGACGCAGGCCGAGGGTGCCGGCGGGGAGCGGTTCTACATCGGCCGCCGGCACGTGCACGACGCGGACGGCGACCCGATGGTGATCGACTGGCGGGCACCGGTCTCCCAGCCGTTCTACCGGGCCAGCCGCAAGGAGCCGCTGGACGTCGAACGGCGGCGCCGGTTCGGCTACACCGGCGGCGAGTTGACCGCGTACGAGGACGAGCACCTGACCGACCCGGCCGAGACCGAGACCCGCTCGGCCCTGCTCGCCGCCGAGATCGAGAAGCCCCGCGTCGGCCCGATGCGGGACATCGTGGCGACCATCCAGCCCGAGCAGGACGAGATCGTCCGGGCCGACATCTCCGGCACGGTCTGCGTCCAGGGCGCGCCCGGCACCGGGAAGACGGCCGTGGGCCTGCACCGGGTCGCCTACCTGCTGTACGCGCACCGCGAGCGGCTGGCCCGGACCGGCACGCTGGTGATCGGCCCGAACCGCTCGTTCCTGCACTACATCGAGCAGGTGCTGCCCGCGCTCGGCGAGGTGGACGTCGCCCAGGCCACCGTCCAGGAGCTGGTCGGCCGGGTCGAGGTGCGCGGCGAGGACTCGGCGGCCGCGGCGACGGTCAAGGGCGACGCCCGGATGGCCGAGGTGCTCCGGCGGGCCGTACGGGCCGGGATCAGCCTGCCGACCGAGCCCTGCGTGGTGGTCCGCGGATCCCGGCGCTGGCGCGTCCCGGCCTACGAACTCATCGAGCTCATCGAGGAGTTGCAGCGCCGCGAGATCCGCTACGGAGCGGCCGCGGAGGCGCTGCCGCAGCGGATCGCGCACGCCGTCCTGGTGAAGATGGAGCAGGGCGGCGAGGCCCCCGACGACCGGGTGCAGGACGCGGTGGCCCGCAACCCCGAGGTGAAGGCCGTGGTCCGGGCCTGCTGGCCGGCCGTCGACCCGGTCCGGCTGGTGCACCGGCTGCTCGGCGACGCGGCGTTCCTGGCCGAGTGCGCCGAGGGAATCCTGAGCCCCGAGGAGCAGGAGCTGATCCACTGGGCCAGGCCGCCCCGCTCGGTGAAGTCCGCCCGCTGGTCGGCGGCGGACGCGGTCCTCGTCGACGAGGCCTTCGACCTGGTGCAGCGCACGCCCTCGCTGGGCCATGTGGTGCTGGACGAGGCGCAGGACCTCTCGCCGATGCAGTACCGCGCGGTCGGCCGGCGCTGCTCGACCGGCTCGGCCACCGTGCTGGGCGACCTGGCGCAGGGCACCACGCCCTGGGCGACGGGGAGTTGGCCGGAGGCCCTGCACCACCTGGGCAAGGCGGGGGCCCACGTCGAGGAGCTGACCCAGGGCTTCCGGGTCCCGGAGGAGGTGATCGTCTACGCCTCCCGGCTGCTGCCCTCGATCGCCCCGGGCCTGGCCCCGGCGACCTCGGTCCGCGAACTTCCCGACTCCCTGACGATCCGTCACTTCGTGGACGGACTGGTGGAGTCGGTGGTGGAGACCTGCCGCCGGACGCTCGCCCTGGAGGGTTCGACCGGCCTGATCGCGGCGGACGCCAGGATCCCGCTGCTGGCCGAGGCGCTGACGGCGGCCGGCCTGCCGTACCTCGACCCGGGCACCGAGACCACGGCCGAGGCCCGGCTGACACTCGTACCGGCGTCGCTGGCCAAGGGTCTGGAGTACGACTACGTGGTGCTGGACGAGCCGGCCGCCGTGGTCGCCGGGGAGCCGGACGAGCGGACCGGCCTGCGCCGGCTGTACGTGGCGCTGACCCGGGCGGTGTCCGGGCTGACCGTGCTGCACACCGAGCCGCTGCCCGAGCAGCTGCGGGCGTGA
- a CDS encoding copper homeostasis protein CutC: protein MSRPIFEVIALTAQDAQAAAAGGADRLELVTDMAADGLTPAVADFAAIRAAVDLPLRVMLRIRDGFTPGGLDELLARTAALRAEGAEEFVLGFLTADGGLDLPATRALAEAVAGCRWTFHRAIDHSADRAALRADLADLPGLDTYLTSGAAAGVSHGQHVLEGELAKAGEPGYRQRILVGGGLRAEHVPGLRAAGFDAFHIGGAVRADGWYTPVDAAKVAEWRALIDA from the coding sequence ATGTCTAGACCAATCTTCGAAGTCATCGCGCTGACCGCGCAGGATGCCCAGGCCGCCGCAGCCGGCGGCGCCGACCGCCTCGAACTGGTCACGGACATGGCCGCCGACGGCCTCACCCCGGCGGTGGCGGACTTCGCCGCCATCCGCGCGGCCGTCGACCTCCCGCTGCGCGTCATGCTGCGGATCCGGGACGGTTTCACCCCCGGCGGCCTGGACGAGCTGCTCGCCCGGACGGCCGCCCTGCGCGCCGAGGGGGCGGAGGAGTTCGTGCTGGGCTTCCTGACCGCCGACGGCGGCCTCGACCTGCCCGCCACCCGCGCTCTCGCCGAGGCGGTCGCCGGCTGCCGCTGGACCTTCCACCGGGCCATCGACCACAGCGCCGACCGCGCCGCGCTGCGCGCCGACCTCGCCGACCTTCCCGGCCTGGACACCTACCTCACCTCGGGCGCCGCCGCGGGCGTCTCGCACGGCCAGCACGTCCTGGAGGGCGAGCTGGCCAAGGCGGGCGAGCCGGGCTACCGCCAGCGGATCCTGGTCGGCGGCGGCCTGCGGGCCGAGCACGTGCCCGGGCTGCGGGCGGCCGGTTTCGACGCCTTCCACATCGGCGGAGCCGTCCGCGCCGACGGCTGGTACACCCCGGTGGACGCGGCGAAGGTCGCCGAGTGGCGGGCCCTGATCGACGCCTGA